The Microbacterium paraoxydans genome includes a window with the following:
- a CDS encoding DedA family protein yields the protein MTPGTLPLAASAPGYDGFIGWVLSLIETLGEVGVGLAVLIETFVPPIPSEAILPAAGFLAYDGRMNAWGAWAAATLGGLVGAWIWYGLGAAVGRDRTRRIVGRIPLLDHDDFDKAEAFFARWGGGAVLFGRCVPLVRSFISIPAGIERMALWKFTLYTLVGSAVWNGIWIGLGFAFGPAIRPILEQWSGVISDVVVGLLILLLLVFIALRIRRRMREAAARRAEDNGSA from the coding sequence ATGACCCCCGGCACCCTGCCCCTCGCCGCTTCCGCCCCCGGCTACGACGGATTCATCGGCTGGGTGCTCAGCCTGATCGAGACCCTCGGTGAGGTCGGTGTCGGCCTCGCGGTGCTCATCGAGACGTTCGTCCCCCCGATCCCGTCCGAGGCGATCCTACCCGCGGCGGGGTTCCTCGCCTACGACGGCCGGATGAACGCCTGGGGCGCCTGGGCCGCGGCCACCCTCGGAGGGCTCGTCGGCGCGTGGATCTGGTACGGACTCGGCGCGGCGGTCGGCCGGGACCGCACCCGACGCATCGTCGGACGCATCCCCCTCCTCGACCACGACGACTTCGACAAGGCGGAGGCGTTCTTCGCCCGCTGGGGCGGCGGCGCGGTGCTGTTCGGCCGCTGCGTGCCTCTCGTGCGCTCCTTCATCTCGATCCCCGCCGGCATCGAGCGCATGGCGCTGTGGAAGTTCACGCTGTACACCCTGGTCGGGTCGGCCGTCTGGAACGGCATCTGGATCGGCCTCGGGTTCGCCTTCGGCCCCGCCATCCGGCCGATCCTCGAGCAGTGGAGCGGCGTGATCTCCGACGTGGTAGTCGGCCTGCTCATCCTGCTGCTCCTGGTGTTCATCGCGCTGCGCATCCGCCGCCGTATGCGGGAGGCCGCGGCACGGCGCGCGGAGGACAACGGGTCCGCCTGA
- a CDS encoding aminotransferase class I/II-fold pyridoxal phosphate-dependent enzyme, translating to MGTAESRDGETDAISGVTAAEISESVRDLVERGTLVAGDRLPPVRTLAQRLGVNRNTVLAAYRSLVTARIATTGGRTGTTVLGPAATPDEGFTPGTALRDIASGNPQAALLPDLAAALAAVHPRSVLYGESVIDAELAEWATRWIAEDQPRPFRLSVTAGAVDAVERLLAQTLVHGDRVGLEDPCFLSSIQTARLAGYTPVAIPVDEEGLTVEGVREALEAGVRAIVCTPRAHNPTGVSTSAARAAELQEVLAPHPHVLVIEDDHFSLLAPRPYASIIGPAHERWALVRSVSKFLGPDMRLAVTASDPVTAERLALRLSPGTMWVSHVMQQLAAAMLRDEEVHRLIATAGARYAARNRSFVALLAARGVEASGASGLNVWVDVRDDAGVVADRLARRGWLVRPGSEFALEDESAGGRHVRVTVHDLDDAELRRLADDVAAAAGPASTEEGA from the coding sequence ATGGGCACGGCGGAGAGCAGAGACGGCGAGACCGATGCGATCAGCGGTGTCACCGCCGCCGAGATCTCCGAGAGCGTGCGCGACCTCGTCGAACGGGGAACCCTCGTCGCCGGCGACCGCCTCCCTCCTGTCCGCACCCTCGCACAGCGCCTCGGCGTCAACCGCAACACCGTGCTCGCGGCCTATCGCTCCCTCGTGACGGCGCGCATCGCGACCACCGGCGGGCGCACCGGCACGACGGTGCTCGGACCGGCTGCCACGCCGGATGAGGGCTTCACGCCCGGAACGGCCCTGCGTGACATCGCCAGTGGGAACCCCCAGGCGGCCCTGCTGCCCGATCTCGCCGCGGCCCTCGCGGCGGTGCATCCCCGGTCCGTCCTCTACGGCGAGTCGGTGATCGACGCCGAACTCGCCGAGTGGGCGACGCGCTGGATCGCAGAGGACCAGCCGCGTCCCTTCCGGCTCTCGGTCACCGCGGGCGCCGTCGACGCGGTGGAGCGGCTGCTCGCCCAGACGCTCGTGCACGGCGACCGGGTGGGCCTCGAAGACCCCTGCTTCCTCTCCAGCATCCAGACCGCGCGGCTGGCCGGGTACACGCCCGTCGCCATCCCGGTCGACGAGGAGGGGCTGACCGTGGAGGGAGTGCGCGAGGCCCTGGAGGCCGGCGTGCGCGCGATCGTCTGCACGCCCCGTGCGCACAACCCCACCGGGGTCAGCACCAGCGCCGCCCGCGCTGCGGAACTGCAGGAGGTGCTCGCGCCCCATCCGCATGTCCTCGTGATCGAGGACGACCACTTCTCCCTGCTCGCCCCCAGGCCCTACGCGAGCATCATCGGCCCGGCGCACGAACGCTGGGCCCTCGTGCGGTCGGTGTCGAAGTTCCTCGGGCCGGACATGCGCCTGGCGGTGACGGCCTCGGACCCGGTCACGGCGGAGCGGCTCGCCCTCCGGCTCAGCCCCGGGACGATGTGGGTGAGTCATGTCATGCAGCAGCTCGCCGCGGCCATGCTCCGTGACGAGGAGGTCCATCGGCTCATCGCGACGGCGGGCGCCCGCTACGCGGCCCGCAATCGGTCCTTCGTGGCGCTCCTCGCCGCCCGCGGAGTGGAAGCCTCCGGGGCGAGCGGCCTGAACGTGTGGGTCGACGTCCGCGACGACGCCGGCGTGGTCGCGGATCGACTGGCGCGCCGCGGATGGCTCGTCCGTCCGGGTTCCGAGTTCGCCCTGGAGGACGAATCCGCCGGGGGGCGCCACGTGCGGGTGACCGTGCACGATCTCGACGACGCGGAGCTGCGCCGCCTCGCCGACGATGTCGCCGCAGCCGCCGGACCGGCCTCGACCGAGGAGGGCGCGTGA
- a CDS encoding DNA/RNA non-specific endonuclease, with protein sequence MTDGYDPGFLGIPLPLPVPPMAVRTLPAPRFTVLLDPERRLAAVTAVTIDGARLRDLPRTGEWRLDPRVPAEEQAGPAVYAGNDLDRGHLVRRRDPGWGERSDARAAMEATFTYPNAAPQAAVFNQSKDLWLGLEDHVLAYAETTAQRLSVFTAPVLADTDPPYRGIRIPLRFWKIAAWSSEGRLAAAAFLLDQTELVDTREGVLAVASLGAFRTFQVPVAAVTTLTGVDLGPLPDADVLPRRGIRETGWRPLHTADDIVV encoded by the coding sequence ATGACGGACGGCTACGACCCCGGGTTCCTCGGCATCCCGCTCCCGCTCCCCGTGCCCCCGATGGCGGTGCGCACCCTGCCGGCGCCGCGGTTCACGGTGCTGCTGGACCCGGAGCGGCGGCTCGCCGCGGTGACGGCCGTCACCATCGACGGCGCCCGCCTGCGGGATCTCCCCCGGACGGGCGAGTGGCGTCTTGACCCGCGAGTGCCCGCAGAGGAGCAGGCGGGTCCGGCGGTCTATGCGGGGAACGACCTCGACCGCGGGCATCTCGTGCGCCGCCGCGATCCGGGCTGGGGCGAGCGCTCCGACGCCCGCGCGGCCATGGAAGCCACCTTCACCTACCCCAACGCGGCGCCGCAGGCGGCCGTCTTCAACCAGTCGAAAGACCTCTGGCTCGGGCTGGAGGACCACGTGCTCGCGTATGCCGAGACGACCGCACAGCGCCTGTCCGTCTTCACCGCCCCGGTGCTCGCCGACACCGACCCGCCGTACCGCGGCATCCGCATCCCCCTCCGGTTCTGGAAGATCGCGGCCTGGAGCTCCGAGGGCCGACTCGCCGCCGCCGCGTTCCTCCTCGACCAGACCGAGCTCGTCGACACCCGGGAGGGTGTCCTCGCCGTCGCGTCGCTCGGAGCCTTCCGCACCTTCCAGGTGCCCGTCGCCGCGGTCACCACCCTCACCGGAGTCGACCTCGGCCCGCTGCCCGACGCCGACGTCCTCCCCCGACGCGGGATCCGCGAGACCGGATGGCGCCCGCTGCACACGGCCGACGACATCGTCGTGTGA